The following are from one region of the Klebsiella aerogenes genome:
- a CDS encoding DeoR family transcriptional regulator, which translates to MTQAERRHDRLAVRLSLIISRLVAGETLNMARLAAEFGVSVRTLRRDFRERLMYLDLEYRRGQCRLRSTGGGVQGELDALTFAHRAGLADIFPGLDRRLAGMLLTAGGMPCLVWQPPQSVSPASSLVFYRLVSAITACQRVLLLAEGERCDGLAPYRLISFDGCWYLTGELNGYITVHPLATIHAVTVLNTTFTPLKRLSQLTTQAGFIRALPHFSCIREVLSPGPSEEEPGNTLI; encoded by the coding sequence ATGACACAGGCAGAGCGCCGTCATGACCGGCTGGCTGTCAGGCTGTCACTGATAATCAGCCGCCTGGTTGCAGGTGAAACGCTGAACATGGCGCGGCTGGCTGCAGAGTTTGGTGTGTCAGTCCGTACCCTGCGACGGGATTTTCGCGAACGGCTGATGTACCTCGACCTTGAGTATCGACGGGGGCAATGCCGCCTGCGCAGTACCGGTGGAGGCGTACAGGGCGAGCTGGATGCGCTGACCTTTGCTCACCGGGCAGGACTGGCCGATATTTTTCCGGGGCTGGACCGGCGTCTGGCGGGCATGCTGCTCACTGCAGGAGGGATGCCCTGCCTGGTGTGGCAACCCCCACAGTCAGTGTCACCGGCCAGCTCGCTGGTGTTTTACCGCCTCGTCAGTGCCATTACCGCCTGCCAGCGGGTACTGCTGCTGGCCGAGGGAGAGCGCTGTGACGGGCTGGCCCCGTACCGACTGATTTCATTCGACGGCTGCTGGTACCTCACCGGTGAACTTAACGGGTATATCACCGTGCATCCTCTGGCGACCATCCATGCGGTGACAGTCCTCAACACAACGTTCACCCCACTAAAACGTCTCAGCCAGTTAACCACACAGGCGGGCTTTATCCGGGCCCTTCCGCACTTCAGCTGTATCCGTGAAGTCTTGTCTCCTGGGCCCTCTGAGGAGGAACCGGGCAACACACTGATTTAA
- a CDS encoding TA system toxin CbtA family protein yields MKNLPATISRAAEPCLSPVAVWQMLLTRLLEQHYGLALNDTPFSDETVIQEHIDAGITLSDAINFLVDKYELVRIDRRGFSWQEQSPYLRAVDILRARQATGLLR; encoded by the coding sequence ATGAAAAATCTACCTGCTACAATTTCGCGGGCGGCGGAGCCCTGTCTGTCGCCCGTGGCTGTCTGGCAAATGTTACTGACACGCCTGCTTGAGCAGCACTATGGCCTGGCACTGAACGACACGCCATTTAGTGATGAAACTGTGATTCAGGAACACATTGATGCCGGTATCACGCTGTCTGATGCCATTAACTTTCTGGTGGATAAGTACGAGCTGGTTCGTATCGATCGCAGAGGGTTTAGTTGGCAAGAACAATCACCTTATCTTCGGGCCGTTGATATTCTGCGAGCACGACAGGCAACTGGCTTGTTACGATGA
- a CDS encoding type IV toxin-antitoxin system YeeU family antitoxin — MRSHVTWGLQRDITPRLGARLVQEGNRLHYLTDRASITGQFSDAECLKLDVAFPHFISQMESMLTTSEMNPRHAHCVTLYHNGFTCEADTLGSCGYVYIAIYPTQR, encoded by the coding sequence ATGAGAAGTCATGTTACATGGGGCCTGCAGCGGGATATCACGCCACGCCTGGGAGCTCGTCTGGTGCAGGAGGGCAACCGACTGCACTACCTGACTGACCGGGCCAGCATTACCGGTCAGTTCAGTGATGCCGAATGTCTTAAGCTGGATGTGGCATTTCCGCATTTTATCAGCCAGATGGAATCCATGCTGACCACTAGTGAAATGAATCCCCGCCATGCCCACTGTGTCACCCTGTACCACAACGGTTTCACCTGCGAAGCCGATACCCTTGGTAGTTGCGGCTACGTATACATCGCCATTTATCCCACTCAACGCTAA
- a CDS encoding DUF4339 domain-containing protein, whose protein sequence is MIWHYEKNGIRHDNVTEDDITSLIMRGELTASTLVWRQGMAEWQPVSATPLSSALLRSTTPPALPGNRIPGGVVWTLAFAPFIGYALELWTAGLSGMSFDEAYEAVSGGQYWFITLLLNIALGYLDERRLRKAGVDTTTFGKLAWLVPFYLWRRAKTLGQKPAYFWVWLVMLGLTVWA, encoded by the coding sequence ATGATCTGGCATTACGAGAAAAATGGCATACGTCACGACAATGTGACCGAAGACGACATCACCAGCTTGATTATGCGCGGTGAACTGACTGCATCCACTCTGGTGTGGCGACAGGGAATGGCAGAGTGGCAGCCGGTCTCCGCTACTCCGCTTTCTTCGGCGCTGCTCCGGAGCACCACACCGCCAGCGCTGCCGGGGAACCGCATTCCGGGTGGCGTTGTGTGGACGCTGGCATTTGCTCCCTTCATTGGCTACGCGCTGGAGTTGTGGACTGCAGGATTGAGCGGGATGTCATTTGACGAGGCATATGAGGCCGTCTCGGGTGGGCAGTACTGGTTCATCACGCTGCTGCTCAATATCGCACTGGGGTATCTCGATGAACGACGCCTGCGTAAGGCCGGAGTGGATACCACCACGTTCGGCAAACTTGCCTGGCTGGTGCCGTTCTATTTGTGGCGGCGGGCGAAAACCCTTGGTCAGAAACCGGCTTACTTCTGGGTATGGCTGGTGATGCTGGGCCTGACTGTCTGGGCCTGA
- a CDS encoding DUF987 domain-containing protein, with the protein MKIISKRRAMTIYRQYPASRIFRYSTGKYQWHGSVCHYSGKVVPDISGVLAVYAERRQDRNGPYACLMSITLN; encoded by the coding sequence ATGAAAATTATCAGTAAACGCCGGGCGATGACGATTTACCGCCAGTATCCGGCCTCCCGCATTTTTCGATACTCCACCGGTAAGTACCAGTGGCACGGCAGTGTCTGTCATTACAGCGGTAAGGTCGTTCCTGACATTTCCGGCGTGCTGGCGGTATACGCCGAACGCCGCCAGGACCGCAACGGGCCTTATGCCTGTCTGATGAGTATCACTCTGAACTGA
- the radC gene encoding DNA repair protein RadC → MMEQSLIPPAPALPLTAQRTVKRALTLLDRHLRETGVAFTSTQAARDWLKLKMAGLEREEFMVLYLNQQNQLIAHEILFAGSISSTEVHPREVVKRALYFNAAAVILAHNHPSGDTTPSLADKTITQRLVQVLQLVDIRVPDHLIVGGAQILSFAEHGLL, encoded by the coding sequence ATGATGGAACAGTCACTTATCCCACCAGCTCCGGCACTACCACTAACCGCACAACGCACGGTAAAACGCGCCTTAACGCTGCTTGACCGACACCTGCGCGAAACAGGCGTGGCATTCACCTCCACTCAGGCTGCCCGTGACTGGCTGAAACTGAAAATGGCGGGACTGGAGCGCGAAGAGTTTATGGTGCTGTATCTGAACCAGCAGAACCAGTTGATTGCCCATGAAATCCTGTTTGCTGGTTCTATTAGCAGTACCGAGGTACATCCTCGTGAGGTGGTCAAACGCGCCCTGTACTTCAATGCGGCAGCAGTGATACTGGCGCATAACCATCCCTCCGGTGACACCACGCCCAGCCTGGCAGATAAGACCATCACGCAGCGTCTGGTGCAGGTGCTTCAGCTCGTTGATATCCGTGTGCCTGACCATCTCATCGTCGGTGGAGCGCAGATATTGTCGTTTGCTGAACACGGTCTGCTTTGA
- a CDS encoding ParB/RepB/Spo0J family partition protein, whose product MAQENKKWWENRVLRSVDNLKLWRDNPRLDPSSQPVRVRDFVEELISDVNDKQDFIELITSIANRGFVSFDPIVVWQNQADKNFYVAEGNRRVMALKLLRNPEKAPMTIRRAVSKLSKSIDRDTIEKIKVCVSPSYDDARWYILQRHSNASNQIRWQRLQQQRYIITVYDSVGQDIDMTIELTGFKRASIVEALRYVKIRDIATRQEVTSYLSIEEREQVYSHRINMTVLERWFGNSQVREAWHIEFSDVGVVINANLNDFYVAYAKFLKLMLNKNNELGIVVNTRTIDSHFQQIFEYLPKIRQASAEDQDEAAVTPPMANPPENEPKGDDKTDSGQDLNGQGREPEDLKPTLKGNPNRGQLTDEYHEIKVRSYKIRALFNELQKLPLRKYPNVSAASIRIFLELSVDEYINNCELQQNVSKRAKRPYNEVTLSQKLSILRGDLIGDKEADKIIDQLLHNSNDFSLNTLNEYVHGTKVHKIERQFLNRFWDMLLPLFSILISLKEI is encoded by the coding sequence ATGGCTCAGGAAAATAAAAAATGGTGGGAAAACAGGGTACTACGCTCAGTTGATAACTTAAAGCTTTGGAGGGATAACCCTCGCCTAGACCCATCTAGCCAACCTGTGCGTGTTCGAGATTTCGTTGAAGAATTAATATCCGATGTAAATGATAAACAGGATTTTATCGAGTTAATTACATCAATAGCCAACCGTGGTTTCGTATCATTCGACCCTATTGTGGTATGGCAAAATCAAGCTGATAAGAATTTTTATGTGGCGGAAGGCAATCGCAGAGTAATGGCACTTAAGTTACTTAGAAATCCAGAAAAAGCCCCAATGACGATTCGTCGAGCCGTAAGTAAGCTATCAAAATCAATTGATAGGGATACAATAGAAAAAATTAAAGTTTGTGTATCACCTAGTTATGATGATGCTCGCTGGTATATTTTGCAACGACATTCCAATGCCAGCAATCAAATTAGATGGCAACGTTTACAGCAACAACGCTATATAATAACCGTATATGACTCTGTTGGTCAAGATATTGATATGACCATAGAGTTAACAGGATTTAAAAGAGCTTCAATTGTTGAAGCTTTACGTTATGTAAAAATCAGAGATATAGCTACGCGACAGGAAGTTACTAGTTATTTATCAATAGAAGAAAGGGAGCAGGTATACAGTCATCGCATAAATATGACTGTCCTTGAACGTTGGTTTGGTAACAGCCAAGTAAGAGAAGCATGGCATATAGAATTTAGCGATGTCGGTGTTGTCATTAATGCAAACCTTAACGATTTTTATGTCGCGTATGCTAAATTCTTAAAATTGATGTTAAATAAGAATAATGAACTAGGAATTGTTGTTAATACCCGAACTATTGATTCACATTTCCAACAAATTTTTGAGTATTTGCCTAAAATTCGACAAGCGTCAGCGGAAGATCAAGATGAGGCCGCTGTTACACCGCCTATGGCTAATCCTCCGGAAAATGAGCCAAAAGGTGATGATAAAACGGATTCAGGCCAAGATTTAAATGGACAAGGAAGAGAGCCAGAAGACTTGAAGCCTACCTTGAAAGGTAACCCTAATCGTGGGCAACTAACTGATGAATATCATGAAATAAAAGTTAGAAGCTATAAAATTAGAGCACTTTTTAACGAGTTGCAAAAGTTACCTCTTCGTAAGTATCCTAATGTTTCTGCTGCATCGATTCGAATTTTCCTAGAACTATCTGTTGATGAATATATCAACAATTGTGAATTGCAACAAAACGTGTCTAAGCGGGCAAAGAGGCCTTACAATGAGGTAACACTGAGCCAAAAGCTGAGTATCTTACGCGGGGACTTGATTGGCGATAAAGAAGCTGACAAAATCATCGATCAGCTATTACACAATAGCAACGACTTTAGCCTGAATACTTTGAATGAGTATGTTCATGGAACAAAAGTTCATAAAATTGAGCGCCAATTCTTAAATCGTTTTTGGGATATGTTACTGCCGTTATTCAGTATATTGATTAGTTTAAAGGAAATATAA
- a CDS encoding type IV secretion protein Rhs, with translation MPASNAQTEEGTLRLMTPGEIAMARRVYGDSIVYSRVWVHCDSYLPFGLQSPRYAMTPNGELWFRKEIYAQDYSVASVALEHKYVFIHELGHVWQHQTGQWVRLRGSFSWAADYTYRLDKEKLTDYSLEQQASIFADYWLLLVYGMKSWRDNQAPGRMGKYRGVDNLKDIPSLYKKIITGRG, from the coding sequence ATGCCAGCAAGTAATGCGCAAACGGAAGAAGGAACGCTGCGCCTGATGACTCCCGGAGAGATAGCTATGGCTCGGAGAGTGTACGGTGATTCAATTGTATATAGCCGGGTCTGGGTGCATTGCGACAGCTACCTTCCATTCGGTTTACAGAGTCCCCGATACGCCATGACACCTAATGGAGAGTTATGGTTCAGGAAAGAGATATACGCGCAGGACTATTCAGTTGCATCCGTAGCACTGGAGCATAAGTACGTGTTCATCCATGAGTTGGGGCATGTATGGCAGCACCAGACCGGGCAATGGGTTAGATTACGGGGATCGTTTAGTTGGGCGGCTGATTACACGTATCGCCTGGATAAAGAGAAGCTGACAGACTATTCCCTTGAACAACAGGCATCAATATTTGCAGATTATTGGCTATTACTGGTTTATGGTATGAAGAGTTGGCGGGACAATCAGGCTCCCGGCAGGATGGGCAAGTACAGGGGCGTAGATAATCTTAAAGACATTCCGTCGCTTTATAAAAAGATTATCACTGGGCGGGGTTGA
- a CDS encoding DUF932 domain-containing protein: MTRLASRFGASNLIRRDRPLTHEELFRVVPSVFSEDKHESRSERYTYIPTISLLDSLQREGFQPFFACQTRVRDPGRREHTKHMLRLRREGQITGKQVPEIILLNSHDGTSSYQMLPGLFRAVCQNGLVCGESFGEVRVPHKGDVVSQVIEGAYEVLGIFDRVEEKRDAMQSLMLPPPAQQALAQAALTYRFGEDHQPVTAPQILSPRRWQDESNDLWTTYQRIQENLIKGGLSGRSAKGGRMHTRAVRGIDGDVKLNRALWVMAEAMLSGFQS; the protein is encoded by the coding sequence ATGACCCGTCTGGCTTCGCGCTTTGGTGCATCAAATCTTATCCGTCGTGACCGTCCGTTAACCCACGAAGAGCTATTTCGTGTAGTGCCCAGTGTTTTCAGTGAGGACAAACACGAATCTCGCAGTGAACGGTACACATATATACCCACGATTTCTCTCCTCGACAGTCTGCAGCGCGAAGGCTTTCAGCCCTTCTTTGCCTGTCAGACCAGAGTGCGTGACCCAGGTCGCCGCGAGCACACAAAGCACATGCTGCGCCTGCGTCGGGAGGGACAAATTACCGGCAAGCAAGTCCCGGAAATCATTCTGCTCAACTCTCATGACGGCACCAGCTCGTATCAGATGCTGCCGGGATTATTCCGCGCGGTATGCCAGAACGGGCTTGTCTGCGGTGAGTCGTTTGGCGAGGTGCGTGTGCCGCACAAAGGAGATGTCGTGAGTCAGGTGATTGAGGGAGCGTATGAAGTGCTGGGTATTTTTGACCGTGTGGAAGAGAAGCGGGATGCCATGCAGTCGCTGATGCTGCCGCCACCTGCACAACAGGCTCTGGCACAGGCTGCACTGACGTACCGTTTCGGTGAGGACCACCAGCCAGTGACAGCACCTCAGATACTCTCCCCACGCCGCTGGCAGGATGAGAGCAATGATCTGTGGACCACATATCAGCGTATTCAAGAGAACCTGATTAAGGGCGGGCTCAGTGGCCGGAGTGCGAAAGGCGGGCGAATGCATACCCGCGCCGTGCGTGGTATCGACGGAGATGTGAAGCTCAACCGGGCTCTCTGGGTGATGGCTGAAGCGATGCTGAGTGGGTTTCAGTCCTGA
- a CDS encoding DNA adenine methylase: MFYSPLRYPGGKSKLTAYVLEIMKLNTLEGGTYVEPFAGGCAIAWYLLINKHVRKVYINDLDPAIHAFWHSVLYRTDELCSLIDSSIITMDEWHKQREIYRSNTSDFLKLGFATLFLNRTNRSGIIKAGVIGGKEQTGRYKIDCRFNKERVIEQIKSIAAMRDSIRLSNLDATHFIDEVLPVVEDKALINIDPPYYIKGKGLYQNFFEHNDHYRLFESVKRITHPWIVTYDDTPEIRGIYSEFSPEPFGLTYTAQTKYKGAEVIIHSPDIIKANFKPDVSFNEIKRHYRECNKQ; this comes from the coding sequence ATGTTTTACTCTCCTTTGAGATACCCAGGTGGGAAATCAAAACTTACAGCTTATGTTCTTGAGATCATGAAGCTGAACACCCTCGAAGGTGGGACATATGTTGAACCTTTTGCTGGGGGATGTGCTATCGCTTGGTATCTACTGATTAATAAACATGTTCGTAAAGTGTATATCAATGACTTAGATCCAGCAATTCATGCATTTTGGCACAGTGTTCTGTATAGAACTGACGAACTTTGCTCGTTGATTGATTCAAGTATCATTACAATGGATGAGTGGCATAAGCAGCGAGAAATATACAGAAGTAATACATCTGATTTTCTTAAGTTAGGTTTTGCAACTCTTTTCTTGAATAGAACTAATCGTTCTGGAATTATCAAGGCTGGTGTAATCGGCGGAAAAGAACAAACTGGAAGATATAAAATTGATTGCCGATTTAATAAAGAGCGGGTTATCGAACAAATAAAATCAATAGCTGCTATGCGTGACTCTATACGCCTAAGTAACTTAGATGCAACTCATTTTATTGATGAGGTGCTTCCTGTAGTAGAAGATAAAGCTTTAATAAATATAGACCCACCTTATTACATTAAAGGAAAAGGTTTATATCAAAACTTCTTTGAGCATAACGATCATTATCGTCTATTTGAAAGCGTAAAACGGATTACTCATCCATGGATTGTCACTTATGATGATACTCCTGAAATTCGTGGCATTTATTCTGAATTTTCTCCTGAGCCATTTGGTTTAACATACACAGCACAAACCAAATATAAAGGGGCTGAAGTTATCATACACTCTCCAGATATCATCAAAGCTAATTTTAAACCAGATGTCAGTTTTAATGAAATAAAGAGACATTATCGAGAATGCAATAAACAATAA
- a CDS encoding antirestriction protein has translation MTTQTQCELMPANEPQFDLTATPVPDEQRLDFWPLYFGTIPQWITLEPRIFAWMDRFCDEYSGGIWSFYTLSNGGAFMAPDAEGDDKWHLFNGMNGNCAEMSAEAAGIAVCLIEYSHHACRTECDAMTEHYYRLRDYALQHSESSAILRIID, from the coding sequence ATGACGACACAAACGCAATGCGAATTGATGCCCGCTAATGAACCTCAATTTGACCTTACTGCAACACCAGTACCTGACGAACAGCGTCTTGATTTCTGGCCGCTGTACTTTGGCACTATCCCTCAGTGGATAACGCTGGAACCCCGTATTTTCGCCTGGATGGACCGCTTCTGTGATGAATACAGCGGTGGTATCTGGTCCTTTTACACGCTCAGTAATGGCGGCGCGTTTATGGCCCCTGATGCTGAGGGAGACGATAAATGGCATCTGTTCAACGGCATGAACGGCAATTGTGCGGAAATGAGCGCAGAAGCCGCAGGTATTGCTGTCTGCCTGATTGAATACAGCCATCACGCCTGTCGCACCGAATGCGATGCCATGACGGAGCACTATTACCGACTGCGGGATTACGCTCTGCAGCACTCTGAATCCAGCGCCATTCTGCGCATTATTGATTGA
- a CDS encoding DUF905 domain-containing protein yields the protein MSESHMLPPGPFTRQLAEAVIRRYHNISIEDDQGSHFRLVVRDSEGRMVWRAWCFEPDAGEELNRYIRKSGILRASSS from the coding sequence ATGTCTGAATCTCATATGCTGCCACCGGGACCTTTCACCCGACAGCTGGCTGAAGCTGTTATCCGCCGGTATCACAACATCAGCATTGAAGATGACCAGGGTAGCCACTTCCGTCTGGTGGTTCGTGACTCTGAAGGTCGAATGGTCTGGCGGGCGTGGTGCTTTGAACCTGATGCCGGTGAAGAGCTTAACCGTTATATCCGCAAGTCAGGCATCCTCAGAGCATCCTCCTCCTGA
- a CDS encoding GTPase family protein, translating into MKQFDGLQSLQQPLSGLPQWVSERILQQINQLTHYEPVIGIMGKTGAGKSSLCNALFAGDISPVSDVAACTRKPLQFRLQLGKRFMTIMDLPGVGESELRDAEYAALYREQLPRLDLVLWLIKADDRALAVDEHFYRQVIGEAYRHKVLFVISQSDKVEPTSGGEKLSSEQKQNISRKICLLHELFQPVNPICVVSVRLQWGLRVMAERMIHCLPREASSPVAVQLSDPLRTDAINKKALDDFGETVGSVLDTVSSMPLIPSPVRTVIQSVRDIVVSVARAVWNFFF; encoded by the coding sequence ATGAAACAATTTGACGGTCTGCAGTCACTGCAGCAACCGCTTTCCGGCCTGCCCCAGTGGGTCTCTGAACGCATTCTGCAGCAGATAAATCAGTTAACCCACTACGAGCCTGTAATAGGCATTATGGGGAAAACCGGAGCAGGCAAGAGCAGCCTGTGTAATGCCCTGTTTGCTGGGGATATATCACCGGTCAGTGATGTGGCGGCATGTACTCGAAAACCACTGCAGTTTCGCCTACAGCTCGGCAAACGCTTTATGACAATTATGGACCTACCCGGTGTAGGAGAGTCCGAACTCCGGGATGCTGAATATGCCGCACTCTACCGTGAACAACTTCCCCGGCTCGACCTGGTGCTGTGGTTGATTAAGGCCGATGATCGAGCACTAGCGGTGGATGAACATTTTTACCGGCAGGTGATTGGTGAAGCATACCGGCATAAGGTGTTGTTTGTCATCAGTCAGTCCGACAAGGTTGAACCCACCAGCGGTGGTGAAAAGCTGTCTTCAGAGCAGAAACAAAATATCAGCCGCAAAATCTGTCTACTGCATGAGTTGTTCCAACCTGTAAACCCTATCTGTGTGGTGTCGGTACGCTTGCAATGGGGGCTGCGGGTAATGGCTGAACGGATGATTCATTGCCTGCCGCGGGAGGCCAGTAGTCCGGTGGCGGTACAGCTTAGTGATCCACTTCGTACCGATGCCATTAATAAAAAAGCCCTTGACGATTTTGGTGAAACGGTCGGCTCGGTGTTGGACACAGTAAGTTCCATGCCCCTGATACCGTCCCCGGTTCGGACTGTCATCCAGTCTGTACGCGACATCGTGGTATCGGTCGCTCGTGCAGTCTGGAACTTCTTCTTCTGA